The Triticum dicoccoides isolate Atlit2015 ecotype Zavitan chromosome 6A, WEW_v2.0, whole genome shotgun sequence genome has a window encoding:
- the LOC119315989 gene encoding uncharacterized protein LOC119315989, whose amino-acid sequence MVLAVAETNLLQQYSSHPSPLYSSRSIAPSDDIASEPTQSSRTCPSGEHVCIIILQRLRATPTTHQLPSVRHRVFTWIAQAGQNAGVRFYKCVNKDVTGVCNYMRTKDEYLAELSYLGAAQQPVHRSSQAGSYLNRRVRVGEQLRSAPAVTQVFRAQPWVNQGGTSAAALCVLVFLDGAILFVGVLILLELVKVVFLLSR is encoded by the exons ATGG TACTAGCGGTGGCAGAAACCAATCTTCTCCAGCAATACTCCTCCCATCCCTCCCCTCTTTATAGTTCTAGATCCATCGCCCCATCGGATGATATTGCGAGCGAGCCAACCCAGTCCAGTAGAACTTGTCCTTCCGGAGAGCATGTCTGCATCATCATCCTCCAGCGGCTTCGAGCAACTCCCACCACTCATCAGCTGCCCTCAGTGCGGCACCGGGTATTCACCTGGATTGCTCAGGCGGGTCAGAATGCAGGCGTTCGTTTCTACAAGTGCGTCAACAAGGACGTGA CCGGGGTCTGCAACTACATGAGAACCAAGGACGAGTACCTTGCCGAGCTGAGCTATCTGGGGGCGGCGCAGCAGCCAGTGCACAGAAGCAGCCAGGCGGGATCTTATCTGAACCGCAGGGTTCGTGTCGGAGAGCAGCTGCGAAGTGCTCCAGCCGTTACACAAGTTTTCAGGGCCCAGCCATGGGTTAATCAAGGAGGCACATCCGCCGCCGCCCTCTGTGTTCTTGTGTTCTTAGACGGAGCCATACTGTTTGTCGGAGTGCTGATCTTGCTGGAGCTGGTCAAAGTAGTATTCCTGCTCAGCAGGTAG